The window TTCCATGATTTATGGCGAACTATTTTCGTTAAGTTCTCTTTAGATCGACGTCTTATGGAACCGATTTTCCTGGCGCTGGGTGAACGTATAATTTTCGCTTCTTCTTTCGGTCTGATTTTAAGTTCTTTACTTAGGCGCCGAGCTAAATGTTCTGACCCTGGACAATTTAACATTGCCACTTCCTCCAAGGTTTGTTCGTATACGTTTTGAACTTGTTGCAATGGTTGCACTCTGGGTATAACATCAGTGAATTCTCTCGAAAGTCTATTCTCTATTGCAGATACTCTACTCTTTATTTCTTCATACTCCTGTTTCGATATTCGAACGTAATCCTTTTCAGATTGTTTTTCTGACGAAAGATCTATGGTATCATGGGCACTGAATAGATGTTCTGAAGATGTTAATATATCTTCACTACTTAGACTAGTTTCGGAGTTTTTATGTGATTCGAAATCGGAGTTCCTATTAGGTGAACACCTTACATCTATCATGCTTAGTCGTAGTCGTTTTCGCTCTGTAACACccctgaaaataaattgtttataataaaaaaatgtccatCGTAACAATTAcgattatagattttattaaaaacgattCCAATACGTACATTTTCATTGGAGTGAATGATAACTCTTTTTGAGGAAGGCCTGATTTAATTTCTTTcctagaaaaaaaagtaataattgaaatagagTTACTTCATGTTAAACACgacaaacataatattgacCTTAACATATATCATTATACTTTTACTAATTGAATATGTaagtttcataaattattaaattcctttatttaatagatttgaATATGGCAAGCAAGTTCAGGATgcttatatacattttaattagaaaaatactattgttaaacttactttatttttacagaaaGTCCCTCGGCTGTATCAAATTTACGTTTGGCGGCGGATTTACTTAAAACCGGAGTCTTATCGTATTCCCGCACTGTAGCTGGCGTATTCACGTTACCAGACACCATTTTCCGCAGCCCATTTAACATTCCTGAAAGTATAGTAATACAAATTTGCTATTACTATTTCACTAATTTCTGACTACAAACaatcaagaaaaatatatactcacGATTCAATGAACCacttcttcttttttttcttcttgaCTGGTGTACATCTGTGTCGTCATCTAATTGTGTCATGAGATCTTCAGTGAGAAGTCCAATGTGTTGTGAGTTTTCAATAAAGATCTAAAATTGTAAAGTTATATCGATAAACACACATGCTACTTTTTATTACTCTATCATAATTAGTATCAGgggtaaatataacattatattgcgCAAATACCAAATACTCAATTCAAGGATTGACAAAAATTTTACTAGTTGGTcacatattattaacttaagatacaagatttatttttatagtagaaTGTAAttagtttcattaatttattttaaacttcaaaATCTGATGAATGATATTAGGCATAGTATTTATAAGCTATTCAACTCCAATGTGCAATCAAATAATGCATCAATACCGCCCTAATAATCACAATAtagaagttataaatatattttgacaaaCCTTAACAAGAGCTACATGATGCTCAAGTCTTTGTGCAGTTGCAGCAGCAGGGAGGGGCATAATACTGGGGGCTAACACTATTGCCAGATTTGAGGAATCCATTAAATTGTCTTTATGCTTTGATGCAATATATCTGAGCAActgtagataaataataattagtttattgttttagatttttttattctaacaaaaatttgatttatattactaacttcttatagataatttgaaaacttATAAACTTGCATTTCATGTTCATGCCAAATCATCCCAAATggttgaaaaataatgcgCTATTTACAAAGGATGAATgagtaattgttaaattacttaaagtttagagtaacaaaatatgattaaacCTTCCTAAATGTgtaatcacatttttttactccaaacttaatttaattaggtaGGCATCTTAATGAATCTGGTAgtcaaaaaaaattgtaattttaaatataaaatattaacccACATAATGAGATTATACATTCCTAAATTCAGCTATGTAAAGACTGAATTACAAAGAGTAAACTCAGtgtagaatagaaaaatactaaatgcagttttttatatacctcCATAATATAATGCAACAAGTGCACATGCAGCACTggtaataacaataatgtgtgtaaaattgatttcaaTCCATCACTTCCAGCTGTAACTCTACATCTTAATAACAAGTCTTGAACTTCAGCACTTATTAGAGGTTCCGGCAAACAACGCAAATATAGCTTCAATACACTTGCTACATCAATGGGGTGGTGGCCCTCAGACACGCAACCTCCAGCATCCAAGAGGCgctaaaaaagtatttaaaacattttcataaataaaacaatatgcaATGCATggatttttcttatataatctTACCTTAATATCTTTTTGACGTGTTTGAGAGCCGGCTTTACGAAACAAACCTTCAACATGAGCATTAGCCCGCAGCACAGAAGACATTTCACTCACAACAATTGGAATACTCAGAGTACTCCCACAACAAATAACACTACATGATGGCACCTTCATCAAAGGTGCTCCAAATACAGTTTTATGATCCTGAAAGCACaatacataaagaaataactcgaaacaaaatataaacttgtCACGAAAAACCGCCCACtaactttaacatttttcaGGATTATCTTCTTTAAACGATGTTTTAATCCGGCTTTCTTTAATTCTCCAACAATTATTGATTGCAGCTTTCCATGATTAATTCCATCTGATATCaacattgcttttaaaattcaaattaattcatttgacAACACAAATAACCAATCTTCGAAGTTAGACATTAATTTCAGATTTCAAATTCAAGAATTTCGTTAGGAAATATTTGTTgcctgtataaaattatataattttactgtATTAATACATGGTAACATTTTAACAACATTatctttttttctgtttttgatACAAGGCTATTGGGACtcttaactaaaaaaaaaatgttaatttgtttCGGATAATCTTAGAATCACatggataatattttttattaattcctaagtatcgataaataaaaatatagtatatatttataatatgggattaaaatgtttatcgcAGACATAAACTGATGAAATAATTACCATTTACAATATACAGTACTCCGAT is drawn from Zerene cesonia ecotype Mississippi chromosome 8, Zerene_cesonia_1.1, whole genome shotgun sequence and contains these coding sequences:
- the LOC119828792 gene encoding unconventional myosin-IXAb-like isoform X2, giving the protein MDHKTVFGAPLMKVPSCSVICCGSTLSIPIVVSEMSSVLRANAHVEGLFRKAGSQTRQKDIKRLLDAGGCVSEGHHPIDVASVLKLYLRCLPEPLISAEVQDLLLRCRVTAGSDGLKSILHTLLLLPVLHVHLLHYIMELLRYIASKHKDNLMDSSNLAIVLAPSIMPLPAAATAQRLEHHVALVKIFIENSQHIGLLTEDLMTQLDDDTDVHQSRRKKRRSGSLNRMLNGLRKMVSGNVNTPATVREYDKTPVLSKSAAKRKFDTAEGLSVKIKKEIKSGLPQKELSFTPMKMGVTERKRLRLSMIDVRCSPNRNSDFESHKNSETSLSSEDILTSSEHLFSAHDTIDLSSEKQSEKDYVRISKQEYEEIKSRVSAIENRLSREFTDVIPRVQPLQQVQNVYEQTLEEVAMLNCPGSEHLARRLSKELKIRPKEEAKIIRSPSARKIGSIRRRSKENLTKIVRHKSWNASTHQASQIMDRFYPYIGVSRRERTSTAKTNNVNNDQSSEWDGSLSENSIQNASDSSQKYHMRKRISLAPDYGSERLTTKTRCILPRRSLNVTINNSSDSSVNNTFSSCEKPKISRQNQLNKAFKESPVQSQHKWRSAAAFFMDKTGELDSNSHSGRPSVNKLRKQNAGAVLAKAKLFETSSEKSSERSEKMQNPAFARKPRAQYQVKSQKNINSMAPTKSESVNNLQSRMVFDNNKNKEAIPNLHQRPYNTYNPKEVLISRSNRKTTPPVKRVVSPQSNGIKTPNLPALKKPLCTPRSLRTPSTYGEQKKYNTPIKAVHTSPKRRSPRQKLHRPVNQNL
- the LOC119828792 gene encoding uncharacterized protein LOC119828792 isoform X1, which gives rise to MLISDGINHGKLQSIIVGELKKAGLKHRLKKIILKNVKDHKTVFGAPLMKVPSCSVICCGSTLSIPIVVSEMSSVLRANAHVEGLFRKAGSQTRQKDIKRLLDAGGCVSEGHHPIDVASVLKLYLRCLPEPLISAEVQDLLLRCRVTAGSDGLKSILHTLLLLPVLHVHLLHYIMELLRYIASKHKDNLMDSSNLAIVLAPSIMPLPAAATAQRLEHHVALVKIFIENSQHIGLLTEDLMTQLDDDTDVHQSRRKKRRSGSLNRMLNGLRKMVSGNVNTPATVREYDKTPVLSKSAAKRKFDTAEGLSVKIKKEIKSGLPQKELSFTPMKMGVTERKRLRLSMIDVRCSPNRNSDFESHKNSETSLSSEDILTSSEHLFSAHDTIDLSSEKQSEKDYVRISKQEYEEIKSRVSAIENRLSREFTDVIPRVQPLQQVQNVYEQTLEEVAMLNCPGSEHLARRLSKELKIRPKEEAKIIRSPSARKIGSIRRRSKENLTKIVRHKSWNASTHQASQIMDRFYPYIGVSRRERTSTAKTNNVNNDQSSEWDGSLSENSIQNASDSSQKYHMRKRISLAPDYGSERLTTKTRCILPRRSLNVTINNSSDSSVNNTFSSCEKPKISRQNQLNKAFKESPVQSQHKWRSAAAFFMDKTGELDSNSHSGRPSVNKLRKQNAGAVLAKAKLFETSSEKSSERSEKMQNPAFARKPRAQYQVKSQKNINSMAPTKSESVNNLQSRMVFDNNKNKEAIPNLHQRPYNTYNPKEVLISRSNRKTTPPVKRVVSPQSNGIKTPNLPALKKPLCTPRSLRTPSTYGEQKKYNTPIKAVHTSPKRRSPRQKLHRPVNQNL